From Mus musculus strain C57BL/6J chromosome 8, GRCm38.p6 C57BL/6J, a single genomic window includes:
- the Rps23rg1 gene encoding ribosomal protein S23, retrogene 1 — protein sequence MQSQQRNIGYFNHLKADSRNITYSMTFSTKSSNQNFIIFLNEVQAAIIGHERCDLLPVLNELHPDALPDGRIWLFGLNPYFFQHNSLCMRGTPKRIGLQGCAQVGFLVLFVMPLLIPSVTAELPGSSETTTLAHLAGATGP from the exons atgcag AGCCAACAGAGAAACATTGGCTACTTTAACCACCTTAAAGCGGACTCCAGGAATATCACCTACAGCATGACCTTTTCGACGAAATCCAGCAACCAGAACTTCATCATTTTCCTCAATGAAGTTCAGGCAGCCATCATTGGGCACGAACGCTGTGATCTTCTTCCCGTTCTTAATGAGCTGCACCCTGACGCACTTCCTGATGGCAGAATTTGGCTGTTTGGCCTCAACCCCTACTTTTTCCAGCACAATTCCCTTTGCATGAGAGGCACCCCCAAACGGATTGGCCTTCAGGGCTGTGCCCAAGTGGGCTTTCTTGTACTGTTTGTCATGCCACTTCTGATCCCGTCGGTGACTGCGGAGCTTCCGGGCAGTTCGGAGACCACGACACTTGCCCATCTTGCCGGCGCCACGGGCCCCtaa